The Methylomonas koyamae genome has a segment encoding these proteins:
- a CDS encoding peroxiredoxin — MSQLEKNQEAPFFRAVNQHNKPVYLADYQGEKNVVLYFYPKDDTPGCTVEANDFTGLADEFAALDTVVIGVSKDDCESHRAFIAKYGLNVQLLADTDGTLCDSYGTWQEVEKDGIKKWKIVRSTFIIDKDGKLVEAMYGVNHEGHAQAVLDIVKGLAAA, encoded by the coding sequence ATGTCACAATTAGAAAAAAACCAGGAAGCGCCCTTCTTCCGCGCCGTCAACCAACACAATAAACCGGTTTATCTGGCCGACTATCAGGGTGAAAAGAACGTCGTGCTGTACTTTTATCCGAAGGACGACACCCCCGGCTGTACCGTAGAAGCCAACGACTTTACCGGCCTGGCCGACGAATTCGCGGCGCTGGATACCGTCGTGATCGGCGTCAGCAAAGACGATTGCGAAAGCCATCGCGCCTTCATCGCCAAATACGGCCTGAACGTACAACTGCTGGCCGACACCGACGGCACACTGTGCGACAGTTACGGCACCTGGCAGGAAGTGGAAAAGGACGGCATCAAAAAATGGAAAATCGTTCGCTCAACTTTCATTATCGATAAAGACGGCAAGCTGGTGGAAGCCATGTACGGCGTCAACCACGAAGGCCACGCCCAAGCGGTATTGGATATCGTCAAAGGTTTGGCGGCGGCTTAA
- the rpiA gene encoding ribose-5-phosphate isomerase RpiA, with protein MNDKQRVAHYAAQQVQNGMVVGLGTGSTANFFIEELARRQSEENLKFKVVSSSVVSANKAKQLGLALLGIEHIDGLDLYVDGADEVAPDLTLLKGRGYDLVREKLLAKAADSFLVLIDASKRVKRIGENFPIPIEVSPFAWRLVQRSVAAIGGHGNLRQTPNQDGLVVTSHGSLVLDVTFESNLDGKTLNERLNAIPGIVEHGIFSGLTRAVFCGHDGKVEEQWA; from the coding sequence ATGAACGATAAACAACGCGTCGCCCACTATGCGGCCCAGCAAGTGCAAAACGGCATGGTCGTCGGCCTCGGCACCGGCTCCACCGCCAATTTTTTCATCGAAGAACTGGCGCGCCGGCAAAGCGAAGAAAACTTGAAATTCAAAGTGGTGTCCAGTTCGGTGGTCAGCGCCAACAAAGCCAAACAGTTGGGTTTGGCCTTGCTCGGTATCGAGCACATCGACGGTCTGGATTTATACGTCGACGGCGCCGACGAGGTGGCGCCGGACCTGACACTGCTGAAAGGCCGCGGTTACGACTTGGTACGGGAAAAATTGCTGGCCAAGGCCGCCGACTCGTTCTTGGTGCTGATCGACGCCAGCAAACGGGTAAAGCGGATCGGCGAGAATTTCCCGATACCGATCGAAGTCAGCCCGTTCGCCTGGCGCCTGGTGCAGCGTAGTGTGGCGGCAATCGGCGGCCACGGCAACCTGCGGCAAACCCCGAACCAGGACGGCCTGGTGGTCACGTCGCACGGTAGCCTGGTGCTGGATGTGACTTTCGAATCCAATCTGGACGGCAAAACCCTGAACGAACGCCTGAACGCGATTCCCGGCATCGTCGAACACGGCATTTTCAGCGGCCTGACCCGCGCGGTATTCTGCGGCCACGACGGCAAAGTCGAGGAGCAATGGGCTTAG
- the lpxD gene encoding UDP-3-O-(3-hydroxymyristoyl)glucosamine N-acyltransferase: protein MLIKDLAQLCDANVHGGDASAFINSAADIMSAHAHQVTVLSDAKYKKYLKDTQASACFISEALIDGDIPDNLALLVCKDPEISFLNAVKALHPEPVLKRQVSEHAVLADTSTLGYDIHVGPFATVGQHSSIGDSSTVEAGARIGNHVSIGKHCHIHPNAVIYDHSVIGNNVIIHAGAVIGADGFGYKFRDNQHVKVPHVGHVEIADNVEIGANTCIDRGALGATKIGAGSKIDNLVQLGHNNIVGRNVIICGQSGISGSCTIEDGAILAGSTGVADHVKIGSRAVVMARSGISADVDPGAQVFGSPAKDRKVAWRELAALAKLPELLQKFKALEARIAKLEE, encoded by the coding sequence ATGCTTATTAAGGATCTGGCCCAACTCTGCGACGCTAACGTACACGGCGGCGATGCGTCGGCCTTCATCAACTCCGCCGCAGACATCATGTCCGCCCACGCCCACCAGGTTACGGTGTTGAGCGACGCCAAATACAAAAAATATTTAAAAGACACCCAGGCCTCGGCCTGTTTTATCAGCGAAGCCTTGATCGACGGCGATATCCCGGACAATTTGGCCCTGCTGGTGTGCAAGGACCCGGAAATCAGCTTCCTGAACGCCGTCAAGGCGCTGCACCCGGAACCGGTGCTAAAACGCCAAGTGTCCGAGCATGCGGTGTTAGCCGATACCTCGACGCTGGGCTACGACATCCACGTCGGCCCGTTCGCCACGGTCGGCCAGCACAGCAGCATCGGCGACAGCAGCACCGTAGAGGCCGGGGCCCGTATCGGCAACCACGTCTCGATCGGCAAACACTGCCATATTCACCCGAATGCGGTGATTTACGACCACAGCGTGATCGGCAATAACGTCATCATCCATGCCGGAGCCGTGATCGGCGCCGACGGCTTCGGTTACAAATTCCGCGACAACCAGCACGTCAAAGTGCCGCACGTCGGCCACGTCGAAATCGCCGACAACGTCGAAATCGGCGCAAACACCTGCATCGACCGCGGCGCGCTGGGTGCGACCAAAATCGGCGCCGGCAGCAAGATCGACAATCTGGTGCAACTGGGCCACAACAACATCGTCGGCCGCAACGTCATCATCTGCGGCCAATCCGGTATCTCCGGCTCCTGCACGATAGAAGACGGCGCAATTCTGGCCGGCAGCACCGGCGTCGCCGACCACGTCAAAATCGGCTCCCGTGCCGTGGTGATGGCGCGCAGCGGCATCTCGGCCGACGTCGATCCCGGCGCCCAAGTGTTCGGCAGCCCGGCCAAGGACCGCAAAGTCGCCTGGCGGGAATTGGCGGCGCTGGCCAAGCTGCCGGAACTGCTGCAGAAATTCAAAGCGCTGGAAGCGCGAATCGCCAAACTGGAAGAATAA
- a CDS encoding spermidine synthase — MNSTPQSAAKSPISPVIPFAATLFASATLMFVLQPMFGKILLPLLGGTPAVWNTCMVFYQTLLFLGYLYADWLSSRFGSQRQLQIHTALLIFSAIALPVALPDNAAPPTAGNPTLWLVWTLFLAIGLPFFVVSTTAPLLQKWFSHSGHHSSGDPYYLYAASNAGSLLALLSYPFLIEPNLGLATQRLVWSGGYVGLCLLILLCGISFWRNQADKADDEVLADAGVEPPTTLQQLHWLALAFVPSSLLLGLTQFISTDIAAVPLLWIVPLTLYLLTFILVFSTWADRLRPWMLAAQPAVLTVFIAYSFINPATLPYWLDLILHLIAFFLAVMVCHGELAKSRPHPQYLTRFYLVMSFAGMLGGLFNTFVAPFVFNSVYEYPIMIVAALLLRPGFFDGKWFLQPIFPAVVLTVGLIVYFSSRDLFDYLDLIGGALILLAGISYSLRRNPLALGSLTGVILLFTLGLHSMASNTLYQERTFFGVMSVRDTVIPDENQKPETVHELYHGTTKHGAQRLTPGNLTTPLTYYSKPGPIGQVFAEFDNENQHWNIGAVGLGAGALACYFKPGQQWTFYEIDPLVVDVAQNPKWFSYLSRCNPQAEMVVGDARLSLVKAADRSFDLLVMDAFSSDAVPTHLLTREALQLYFAKLKDDGLLAFHITNRHLALKKVLADHVNQLHLAALLQEFKPETDVPLVLATDWVVIAKNPERLQRLQQSRLGHWQKLPLTFGLKPWTDDFTHIIGIWK, encoded by the coding sequence ATGAACAGCACCCCGCAATCCGCCGCCAAATCCCCGATTTCTCCGGTCATTCCGTTCGCCGCCACCCTATTCGCCAGCGCCACGTTGATGTTCGTGCTGCAGCCGATGTTCGGCAAAATTCTGCTGCCCTTGCTGGGCGGCACCCCGGCGGTGTGGAATACCTGCATGGTGTTTTACCAGACCCTGCTGTTCCTCGGCTATTTGTATGCCGATTGGCTCAGCTCGCGTTTCGGCAGCCAGCGCCAATTGCAAATCCATACCGCATTACTGATTTTCAGCGCAATCGCCTTACCGGTGGCGTTGCCGGACAATGCCGCGCCACCCACCGCCGGCAATCCGACTTTATGGCTGGTTTGGACCTTGTTTCTGGCTATCGGCCTACCCTTCTTCGTCGTATCGACCACGGCGCCGTTGTTGCAAAAATGGTTTTCGCATAGCGGCCACCATAGCAGCGGCGATCCTTACTATCTCTACGCCGCCAGCAACGCCGGCAGCCTGCTGGCCTTATTGAGCTACCCGTTTTTAATCGAACCTAATCTGGGCTTGGCCACGCAACGGTTGGTCTGGAGCGGCGGTTACGTGGGATTGTGCTTGCTGATTTTGCTGTGCGGCATCAGTTTTTGGCGCAATCAGGCCGACAAGGCCGACGACGAGGTCTTGGCCGACGCCGGCGTCGAACCGCCGACCACGCTACAGCAATTGCACTGGCTGGCCCTGGCATTCGTCCCGTCCAGCCTGCTGCTGGGCCTGACCCAATTCATCAGTACCGATATCGCTGCAGTGCCGCTGTTGTGGATCGTGCCGCTGACCCTGTACCTGCTGACCTTCATTCTGGTGTTCAGCACTTGGGCAGACCGGCTGCGGCCATGGATGCTGGCGGCGCAACCGGCGGTATTGACGGTGTTCATCGCCTACTCCTTCATCAACCCGGCCACACTGCCCTACTGGCTGGATCTGATTCTGCACTTGATCGCGTTTTTCCTGGCGGTGATGGTCTGCCACGGCGAACTGGCAAAAAGCCGGCCGCATCCGCAATATCTGACCCGTTTTTATCTGGTCATGTCATTTGCCGGCATGCTAGGCGGATTGTTCAACACCTTCGTCGCCCCGTTCGTCTTCAACTCGGTCTACGAATACCCGATCATGATCGTCGCGGCGTTGTTGTTGCGTCCCGGCTTTTTCGACGGCAAATGGTTTCTACAGCCGATTTTCCCGGCCGTGGTGTTGACGGTCGGTCTGATCGTTTATTTCAGCAGCCGCGACTTGTTCGATTATCTGGACCTAATCGGCGGCGCGCTGATCCTGCTGGCCGGTATCAGTTACTCGTTGCGCCGCAACCCGCTCGCGTTGGGCTCTCTGACCGGAGTGATACTGCTATTTACGTTGGGCCTGCACAGCATGGCCTCCAACACGCTGTACCAGGAACGCACCTTCTTCGGTGTGATGTCGGTACGCGACACCGTGATACCCGACGAGAACCAGAAGCCGGAAACCGTACACGAGCTGTACCACGGCACCACCAAACACGGCGCGCAACGCCTAACGCCCGGCAACCTGACGACCCCGCTGACCTACTACAGCAAGCCCGGCCCGATCGGCCAGGTATTCGCCGAATTCGACAACGAGAACCAGCACTGGAATATCGGTGCGGTCGGCCTCGGCGCCGGTGCGCTGGCCTGTTATTTCAAGCCCGGCCAACAATGGACGTTTTACGAAATCGATCCGCTGGTGGTGGACGTGGCGCAAAACCCGAAATGGTTCAGCTATCTAAGCCGCTGTAACCCGCAAGCCGAAATGGTGGTCGGCGACGCCCGCCTGTCGCTGGTTAAAGCCGCCGACCGCAGTTTCGATCTGTTGGTGATGGACGCCTTCAGTTCCGATGCGGTGCCGACTCATCTGCTGACCCGCGAGGCATTGCAGCTATACTTCGCCAAGCTGAAAGACGACGGCCTATTGGCGTTTCACATCACCAACCGCCACTTGGCTTTGAAAAAAGTATTGGCCGACCACGTCAACCAATTGCATCTGGCGGCCTTGCTGCAGGAATTTAAACCGGAAACCGATGTCCCTCTGGTGCTTGCCACCGACTGGGTGGTGATCGCCAAGAATCCGGAGCGCCTGCAACGCTTGCAGCAAAGCCGGCTCGGGCATTGGCAAAAATTACCGTTGACCTTTGGCTTAAAACCTTGGACCGACGACTTCACGCACATCATTGGAATTTGGAAATAG
- a CDS encoding calcium-binding protein has product MSLVNISVNLKDLRQELNILLNQPGNENLLNPYHYLNYSDQPNQDSFSVAQDINSCISQTQAAFELAIQLPLSQAIDPNDGTPITFLDSTTGLKFYGIENSDAGIFGSIAVSETNLPGFMRGIPPSPNSIQSMTVRSMDLYINGNLYELNGNVKVNYHFDQTGTLSSVDIGNGSTISLLSSSVDPNTYLDANTALTYNSLTDTWTGTLASVEKSTYYFADSSNQNEYIEATQSEKIIFTSAINLFQSPNDANAVSVNNTTTFGSYSLKLDQNIWTYNPVTDTETKSTKNLVTETITNLPTSLNVNSILNSNLYSNFVSGNDTITISSTGDFLDTSLISNQLIPSLIDGGTGNDTITGTGFNDIINGGQDNDTLKGGAGDDWISAGTGIDNVDGGIGDDSAIFANAFETYAISKTATSVTLSDANGAATVSNVESFRFNAGAQILTLQQIQASASSAGDDILYRVGSGTYANNSFTQDINYVGPAAVFDGSLGNDKLFGTEFDDTLIGGDGNDTLTGFGGNDFLDGGSGTDTLIGGAGDDFYVVDNIADLVQEGVLQDPNLIPGNAIQVKGVISYVLASGQAIGWLSAGTASKSTPADIFWTWDYSSTSATNIKGNEYGQHLIGNAAANKLEGMAGDDTLSGEAGNDILDGGDGNDWLLLGKGDDTLIGGKGDDTFTQYESINNVINPTPGLTYSTGKDSIDGGDGIDTLNLQKAESEYLISKSGIDLVFTDKTTAGNIITVKNNVEFIAFEAINPIAFSDFLASAASTGDDVLYTRGSGTYNFGTQIFTPNNAFTPIGPIGTIDGLAGNDKLFGTEFTDTLLGGDGNDTLTGFGGSDFLDGGSGADTLIGGSGHDLYVVDNIADVIQEGIGQGVSPGFYPENRVQVKGSISYVLATGQAIGWLSAGTAQVMPGDILTWDYTGTNTTNIKGNEFGQVVIGNAATNKLEGMSGDDWLSGEAGNDILDGGEGNDRLVLGKGDDTLQGGKGDDEFVQYESINDVFNPNLIFNTGKDSIDGGDGTDTLNLQKAEINYAISKSGSDLVFTDKTTAGNIITVKNNVEFIAFEGINPIAFSDFWAATASTGDDVLYNRGSGSYNFATQVFTPNNAFIPNGPLPAIDGLAGNDKLFGTEFDDTLIGGDGNDTLTGFGGNDFLDGGNGTDTLIGGAGDDFYVVDNIADSIQEVLGQGVQPGPFLENKVQVKGAISYVLASGQAIGWLSAGTASKSTPADIFWTWDYSSTSATNIKGNEYGQSLIGNAAANKLEGMAGDDTLSGEAGNDILDGGDGNDWLLLGKGDDTLIGGKGDDTFTQYESINNVINPMPGLTYSTGKDSIDGGDGIDTLNLHKAESDYLISKSGSDLVFTDKTTAGNIITVKNNVEFIAFEGINPIAFSDFWAATASTGDDVLYNRGSGSYNFATQVFTPNNAFIPNGPLPAIDGLAGNDKLFGSQYADTLIGGLGNDYLNGFSGSDVLIGGDGSDTLVVSNPYSRVAPNLADLIELNGGVGDDVYLLDGFDTYQNISVTDNSGSDNLIINNYGYSNLGGGIVIPRNLNVRSVIENSKLVIYAYQQGQEEYSTPLVTSNIGTIERLKLNEYKDPLDLTRVTKSLDYKLVYASLSSGNWSAKGSDGADMILAMDDNNANTNDGNVFDGGKGDDLIWFKDSTNTVVMGGEGFNKLNVYTAMNQAPINPTPQEPQKATLSYAWATGITEVHMAAGVGLAYDSTGQEIVGFDQFSGIGNILGSKQNDTIFGDANANKLDGAEGNDTLNGGGGDDILIGGKGDDRLEVGIDSSDYDFVQLLGGEGNDTYYVALNTAATLVSERTGGTASYSSRPDSNSQLPEGVIYGNLDLSGGTDAGGNDTLIVGGVTKVNDLQFYVKGNTVSIGLPNSDPAQLLTHPINASLLVDRSIEKIGFDFGTGVSNVYSTTWSEIGTKGSDFVLATSSDAFEYGGQGDDLMVGSSGDDLLSGGLGNDILIGRQGADRLLGNAGGDTLYVNAGEGDIAMGGIGSDIFVLQDKNSMIPGETSRILDFKLTEDFLKFENVTGIKVTLANGLIGTKGDINGANFADVHINSQGFLSATNAGEVDPLSIGPDELQIIGLVGVNNQQGLTTLMDHMLFSA; this is encoded by the coding sequence ATGTCATTAGTTAACATATCGGTAAACCTTAAGGATTTACGGCAAGAATTAAATATTTTGCTTAACCAACCCGGAAACGAAAACCTACTCAATCCATACCATTATTTAAATTACTCCGACCAACCCAATCAAGATTCATTTAGCGTAGCTCAGGATATAAATTCCTGCATATCTCAAACTCAAGCGGCCTTTGAATTAGCGATACAACTTCCGTTATCGCAAGCGATTGACCCAAACGACGGTACGCCTATTACTTTTCTGGATAGCACTACCGGTTTAAAGTTCTATGGCATAGAAAACAGTGATGCAGGTATTTTCGGCAGCATTGCCGTATCAGAGACTAATCTACCTGGATTCATGAGAGGAATCCCACCATCGCCAAATTCAATTCAATCCATGACAGTAAGAAGCATGGATTTGTATATAAATGGCAATCTGTACGAGCTAAATGGGAATGTTAAAGTTAACTACCATTTTGATCAAACAGGCACCTTATCATCCGTTGACATAGGGAACGGCTCGACCATTTCTTTGCTATCGTCCAGTGTCGATCCAAACACGTATTTAGATGCAAATACTGCATTGACATACAATAGCTTAACCGATACATGGACCGGAACGCTGGCTTCGGTAGAAAAATCAACTTATTACTTTGCCGACAGCTCGAATCAAAATGAATATATCGAAGCCACCCAAAGCGAGAAAATCATTTTCACATCGGCAATCAATCTTTTCCAATCACCAAACGATGCTAATGCAGTAAGCGTCAATAATACAACTACATTCGGCAGCTATTCGCTTAAATTAGATCAGAATATATGGACTTATAACCCCGTCACCGACACGGAAACCAAATCCACAAAAAACCTGGTCACCGAGACAATAACCAATTTACCGACGTCGTTAAATGTTAACTCTATTTTAAATAGCAATTTATACAGTAATTTTGTCAGCGGCAACGACACAATCACCATAAGCTCGACTGGCGACTTTCTGGACACAAGTCTTATTAGCAATCAACTGATACCCTCACTAATTGACGGGGGAACCGGTAACGACACCATCACCGGCACCGGATTTAACGACATTATCAACGGCGGCCAGGACAATGATACGTTGAAGGGGGGAGCGGGCGACGACTGGATCAGCGCCGGAACAGGAATAGATAACGTCGACGGCGGAATCGGCGATGACTCCGCAATATTTGCCAACGCGTTCGAGACCTATGCCATTTCCAAAACGGCCACTAGCGTCACGCTCAGCGACGCGAACGGCGCAGCCACAGTTTCCAATGTCGAATCGTTCAGATTTAATGCCGGCGCACAGATCCTGACCTTGCAGCAGATACAAGCTTCGGCCTCGTCAGCGGGAGATGACATTCTTTACCGGGTAGGCAGCGGCACGTATGCCAACAACTCTTTCACTCAAGATATCAACTACGTTGGCCCTGCCGCTGTGTTCGACGGTAGCCTTGGTAACGACAAACTGTTCGGCACCGAATTTGACGATACCTTGATTGGCGGCGATGGCAACGACACGTTGACCGGTTTTGGCGGTAACGATTTTCTGGATGGCGGCAGCGGCACTGACACACTGATCGGCGGCGCCGGCGACGACTTTTACGTGGTTGATAACATTGCCGATTTGGTACAGGAAGGCGTACTTCAGGACCCAAACCTCATTCCAGGAAATGCAATCCAAGTCAAAGGAGTCATCAGCTACGTACTGGCTTCCGGCCAAGCCATTGGCTGGCTGAGTGCCGGCACCGCCTCCAAATCAACACCGGCGGATATCTTTTGGACCTGGGATTACAGCAGCACGTCTGCCACCAATATCAAGGGCAACGAATACGGCCAACATTTAATCGGCAATGCTGCCGCCAACAAGCTGGAAGGCATGGCCGGCGACGATACCCTTTCCGGCGAAGCCGGCAACGATATCCTGGATGGCGGCGACGGCAACGACTGGTTACTGTTGGGCAAAGGCGACGACACCTTGATAGGCGGCAAAGGCGACGATACGTTCACCCAGTACGAGTCGATCAACAATGTCATTAATCCGACGCCCGGCCTCACCTACAGCACCGGTAAAGACAGCATCGATGGCGGCGACGGTATCGACACGCTGAATCTGCAAAAGGCCGAAAGCGAATACCTTATCAGCAAAAGCGGTATCGACCTGGTTTTCACCGATAAAACCACCGCCGGCAATATCATCACCGTCAAAAACAACGTCGAATTCATTGCATTTGAAGCGATCAACCCGATTGCGTTCTCCGATTTTTTAGCGTCTGCGGCTTCCACCGGCGATGACGTACTCTATACCCGCGGCAGTGGCACATATAACTTCGGAACGCAGATATTCACCCCAAATAACGCTTTCACGCCAATCGGACCAATAGGGACTATCGATGGCTTGGCGGGCAATGACAAACTTTTCGGCACTGAATTCACCGACACTTTGCTTGGTGGTGATGGCAATGACACCCTGACTGGTTTCGGCGGAAGCGATTTCCTTGATGGTGGAAGTGGAGCGGATACCCTAATCGGTGGTAGCGGCCATGACCTTTATGTTGTTGATAACATTGCTGATGTAATCCAAGAGGGAATCGGCCAGGGAGTTTCACCAGGGTTCTATCCAGAAAACAGAGTGCAAGTCAAAGGTTCAATTAGCTATGTGCTGGCTACCGGGCAAGCTATCGGTTGGTTGAGTGCAGGTACAGCCCAAGTTATGCCAGGCGACATTTTGACTTGGGATTACACTGGCACGAATACAACCAATATTAAAGGTAATGAATTCGGCCAGGTGGTAATCGGCAATGCCGCGACCAACAAGCTTGAAGGTATGTCTGGAGACGACTGGCTATCAGGTGAAGCGGGTAACGACATTCTCGATGGTGGCGAAGGCAATGACCGTTTAGTCTTGGGGAAGGGGGATGATACTTTGCAAGGAGGCAAAGGCGACGACGAATTTGTGCAATACGAATCGATAAACGATGTATTTAATCCTAACTTGATCTTCAACACCGGCAAAGACAGCATTGACGGTGGCGATGGTACCGACACCCTGAATCTGCAAAAAGCCGAAATCAACTACGCGATAAGCAAGAGTGGCAGCGATTTGGTATTCACCGACAAAACCACCGCCGGCAACATCATCACCGTCAAAAACAACGTCGAATTCATTGCATTTGAAGGGATCAACCCGATTGCATTCTCCGACTTTTGGGCCGCTACGGCCTCCACCGGCGATGATGTGCTGTACAACCGCGGCAGCGGTTCATACAACTTCGCTACCCAAGTCTTTACCCCCAACAACGCGTTTATTCCAAACGGGCCGCTGCCGGCTATCGATGGCTTAGCGGGTAATGACAAGCTATTTGGCACCGAATTTGACGACACCTTGATTGGCGGCGATGGCAACGACACGCTGACCGGTTTTGGCGGTAACGATTTTCTGGATGGCGGCAACGGCACTGACACGCTGATCGGCGGCGCCGGCGACGACTTTTACGTGGTGGATAACATCGCCGACTCGATCCAGGAGGTTTTAGGTCAAGGTGTGCAACCAGGCCCATTTCTGGAAAATAAGGTTCAAGTCAAAGGCGCTATCAGCTACGTACTGGCTTCCGGCCAAGCCATTGGCTGGCTGAGTGCCGGCACCGCCTCCAAATCAACACCGGCGGATATCTTTTGGACCTGGGATTACAGCAGCACGTCAGCCACCAATATCAAGGGCAACGAATACGGCCAATCGTTAATCGGCAATGCCGCCGCCAACAAGCTGGAAGGCATGGCCGGCGACGATACCCTTTCCGGCGAAGCCGGCAACGATATCCTGGATGGCGGCGACGGCAACGACTGGTTACTGTTGGGCAAAGGCGACGACACCTTGATAGGCGGCAAAGGCGACGATACATTCACCCAGTACGAGTCGATCAACAATGTCATTAATCCGATGCCCGGCCTCACCTACAGCACCGGCAAAGACAGCATCGATGGCGGCGACGGTATCGATACGCTGAATCTGCACAAGGCCGAAAGCGACTACCTGATAAGCAAGAGTGGCAGCGATTTGGTATTCACCGACAAAACCACCGCCGGCAACATCATCACCGTCAAAAACAACGTCGAATTCATTGCATTTGAAGGGATCAACCCGATTGCGTTCTCCGATTTTTGGGCCGCGACGGCCTCCACCGGCGATGATGTGCTGTACAACCGCGGCAGCGGTTCATACAACTTCGCTACCCAAGTCTTTACGCCCAACAACGCGTTTATTCCAAACGGGCCGCTGCCAGCTATCGATGGCTTGGCAGGTAACGACAAACTGTTCGGTAGCCAATATGCCGACACACTGATTGGCGGCTTGGGTAATGATTACTTAAATGGCTTTAGTGGTTCAGATGTATTGATCGGTGGAGATGGTAGCGATACCTTGGTCGTAAGCAACCCGTATTCTAGAGTTGCGCCCAATTTAGCTGACTTGATCGAATTGAACGGTGGCGTGGGGGATGACGTTTATTTACTGGATGGATTTGATACTTATCAGAATATTAGCGTAACTGATAACAGTGGTAGCGACAACCTTATCATCAATAACTATGGCTATTCAAATTTAGGTGGAGGTATTGTAATCCCGCGCAACCTGAACGTAAGAAGCGTCATAGAAAACTCCAAGTTGGTAATTTACGCCTACCAACAAGGTCAAGAAGAGTATTCAACACCCTTGGTGACGTCTAACATCGGTACTATTGAGCGCCTAAAACTCAATGAATACAAAGACCCTCTCGACTTGACCCGAGTGACCAAATCTTTGGACTACAAGTTGGTTTACGCGAGCTTGAGTAGCGGCAATTGGAGCGCCAAGGGCAGTGATGGTGCCGATATGATCTTGGCCATGGACGATAACAATGCCAACACCAATGACGGAAATGTTTTTGATGGCGGCAAAGGCGACGACCTTATTTGGTTTAAGGACAGCACAAATACGGTAGTCATGGGGGGTGAAGGCTTCAACAAGTTGAACGTCTATACAGCGATGAATCAAGCCCCAATCAATCCAACGCCTCAAGAACCGCAAAAAGCCACATTATCTTATGCTTGGGCAACGGGGATTACTGAAGTGCATATGGCTGCCGGTGTCGGATTAGCCTACGACTCCACGGGCCAAGAAATCGTTGGCTTCGATCAATTCAGCGGCATTGGCAATATATTGGGCAGCAAGCAAAACGACACCATATTCGGCGATGCCAACGCGAATAAGCTGGATGGCGCGGAAGGCAACGATACTCTGAACGGCGGCGGCGGCGATGACATTTTGATCGGTGGCAAAGGTGACGATCGTCTGGAGGTCGGTATCGATAGCAGCGACTACGATTTCGTCCAATTGTTAGGTGGCGAAGGCAATGACACCTATTACGTGGCTTTGAATACGGCCGCAACTTTGGTAAGTGAAAGAACGGGAGGCACAGCCAGCTATAGCTCTCGTCCGGACAGCAATTCCCAACTCCCTGAAGGTGTCATCTATGGCAACCTGGATCTTAGCGGCGGCACAGATGCTGGCGGCAACGACACCTTGATTGTGGGTGGAGTCACAAAAGTGAACGACTTGCAGTTTTACGTGAAAGGCAACACAGTCAGCATCGGCCTACCCAACTCAGATCCAGCCCAACTCTTGACGCATCCGATCAATGCCAGTCTGCTGGTCGATCGCAGCATCGAAAAAATCGGCTTTGACTTTGGTACAGGCGTCAGCAACGTCTACTCCACTACCTGGAGCGAAATTGGCACCAAAGGATCTGATTTTGTTCTCGCTACATCATCTGACGCCTTTGAGTACGGTGGCCAAGGGGATGACCTCATGGTTGGCAGTAGCGGTGACGATTTACTGTCAGGTGGATTAGGCAATGACATTCTAATCGGGCGGCAAGGTGCAGATCGCCTGCTTGGTAATGCCGGGGGAGACACACTCTACGTGAATGCCGGTGAGGGTGATATCGCCATGGGCGGGATTGGTAGCGACATTTTTGTGTTGCAAGATAAAAACTCCATGATCCCGGGAGAAACTAGCCGAATTCTCGATTTCAAGCTCACAGAAGACTTCTTGAAATTCGAGAATGTCACCGGAATAAAAGTCACGTTAGCTAACGGCCTGATTGGGACTAAAGGTGACATCAACGGCGCCAACTTTGCCGATGTCCATATCAATTCCCAAGGCTTTTTATCCGCTACTAATGCCGGGGAAGTTGACCCACTGAGTATTGGCCCAGATGAGTTGCAAATTATCGGCTTGGTTGGCGTTAACAACCAGCAAGGCCTAACCACTCTGATGGATCATATGTTGTTTAGCGCATAG